AAAAGCACGAACCGAAAATACTTGTTCAATACACAAGCAAGCATTTGGTTGAGTCTGTTCGTCATCTTGTTTGCTGTCAACCAGTTCGTTTCGGGGAACGGATTAACGACACTTGTCGGAAAAATCGTCTGTTCTGTTTTAATCATCGTCGGTGTTGCTTCGTTCATCGCTGGATTCATCCGGTACAAAAAGATTTATCCGTATGTTGTCCGCGAGATGGAGCAATCCTAAGCAAGATTCAGAGGAACCGAAGTCACCTGACTTCGGTTCCTTTTTATATGCCGTTAACGGTCAATGAGTTGAGACGTCACGAGCGCTTTCGCTACGATTTGTGTCCCTTGATACATCTCGACATCGACCTTCCCAAATTTCCGACCGACGTCAAAGACATTCGCTCGAATCGTTACCGTACTTTCAATTTGAACGGGTTTAATGAAATAGATGCTGACGTTCTCGATGACGAGGTCACCTTTTTTCATATGACGTAACATCCGTGTCGCTCCTTCGACTAGAAGTGTCGTTAAGACACCACTCGAAGCAGTTCCCATGAAGTTTGTCATTTGCGGTGAGACTTCAAGCGATAAGTACGGTCCCCGTTCGTCCTCAGCTGCTTTGATTTGTCCTGTAATCAAATCGTCGAATGTCTCCCCGACCTGCGGCTGTCGATTCGCGAGTTGTAATGCTTTTAAGACATCTTGGCGACTAATGATTCCGAGCAATCG
This window of the Exiguobacterium acetylicum genome carries:
- a CDS encoding YtpI family protein is translated as MQFILIALIVFSLGKYLLAKRRAFHTKSTNRKYLFNTQASIWLSLFVILFAVNQFVSGNGLTTLVGKIVCSVLIIVGVASFIAGFIRYKKIYPYVVREMEQS